A genomic window from Chlorobium phaeobacteroides DSM 266 includes:
- a CDS encoding Fur family transcriptional regulator: protein MQEALERLRRYGLKITPRRRAIFSAFSDCSIALFPRMVQESLRLQFSRCGLPGIYRNLEALADCGVLVRVAGFGRQRSYALCRYSGKDIPHYHQIICISCGRIGSFHECAWHDGMKIDDFTLVSHIVQLQGICASCASPDTET from the coding sequence ATGCAGGAAGCACTTGAGCGGCTCAGGCGGTACGGCCTGAAAATAACTCCTCGACGCAGGGCGATTTTTTCAGCGTTTTCGGATTGTTCCATTGCCCTCTTTCCCCGGATGGTGCAGGAGAGCTTGAGGCTTCAGTTCAGTCGTTGCGGACTACCCGGGATATATCGAAATCTTGAAGCACTTGCCGATTGTGGTGTTCTTGTCAGGGTGGCGGGGTTCGGCCGTCAGCGGAGTTATGCGCTTTGCAGATATTCCGGGAAGGATATTCCGCATTATCATCAGATCATCTGCATTTCGTGCGGACGTATTGGGAGTTTTCATGAGTGTGCCTGGCATGATGGGATGAAGATCGACGATTTCACGCTCGTCAGTCATATTGTTCAGCTTCAGGGGATTTGCGCTTCTTGCGCATCACCAGACACGGAGACATAA
- a CDS encoding GIY-YIG nuclease family protein: METSESRGPCSLYILYSEEADRYYAGISRDPYRRLVFHNSMERGFTSRYRPWKLLYVKEYPSRIEAQRAEKKVKSWKSRKMTEKVIKGELSV; encoded by the coding sequence ATGGAGACAAGTGAATCGAGAGGGCCATGTTCCCTCTACATTCTTTATTCCGAGGAAGCGGATCGTTACTATGCTGGTATATCCAGGGATCCTTATCGGCGACTTGTGTTTCATAACAGCATGGAGCGCGGCTTTACTTCGCGCTACCGGCCATGGAAGCTTCTTTACGTTAAAGAGTATCCGTCGCGAATTGAAGCGCAGCGTGCCGAAAAAAAAGTGAAGAGCTGGAAAAGCCGGAAGATGACAGAAAAAGTAATCAAGGGCGAACTATCAGTCTGA
- a CDS encoding metal ABC transporter permease produces the protein MLPEIYAFEFMRHAVAASLLASVACGIIGTYVVVKRIGFISGGIAHTAFGGIGLGYYLGINPLLGVIPFSLFAAIAIGLLSKKAKVAEDTAIGAFWAVGMAVGVIFIGLTPGYAPNLFSYLFGNILTVPLDDLWLIFFLDLFIVLLVWLFSKEFLAISVDEEYAEISGVNTTVFYLLLLCLIALTVVILVRVVGIVMVIALLTIPAAIARRFSRSLPGMMALASLLSAFFSLAGLWLSWQLDIASGATIIIVAGVTFLLVESGKLLRVSLMDR, from the coding sequence ATGCTGCCGGAAATATATGCGTTTGAGTTTATGCGTCATGCTGTTGCGGCATCGCTCCTTGCCAGCGTTGCCTGCGGTATTATTGGAACCTATGTGGTGGTTAAAAGAATTGGTTTTATCAGCGGAGGGATAGCTCATACCGCATTCGGCGGAATCGGTCTCGGTTACTACCTTGGGATAAATCCGCTTCTCGGTGTTATTCCGTTCAGCCTTTTTGCTGCTATCGCTATCGGCCTGCTGAGTAAAAAGGCTAAAGTTGCCGAAGATACGGCAATCGGCGCCTTTTGGGCTGTAGGAATGGCTGTCGGCGTTATTTTTATCGGTCTGACGCCGGGTTACGCTCCGAATCTGTTCAGCTACCTTTTTGGTAATATTCTTACCGTTCCTCTTGATGATCTCTGGCTGATTTTTTTTCTCGATCTTTTTATCGTGCTGCTGGTATGGCTGTTCAGTAAGGAGTTTCTCGCCATATCGGTCGATGAGGAGTATGCCGAGATTTCAGGGGTAAACACGACAGTATTTTATCTGCTGCTGCTCTGTTTGATTGCGCTGACGGTGGTTATTCTTGTCAGGGTTGTAGGTATTGTTATGGTCATTGCTCTTTTGACTATTCCTGCGGCAATTGCCAGAAGGTTCAGTCGATCTCTTCCTGGTATGATGGCGCTTGCTTCGCTGCTTTCGGCCTTTTTCAGTCTTGCGGGATTGTGGCTTTCATGGCAGCTTGATATTGCTTCAGGAGCAACCATTATTATTGTGGCAGGGGTGACGTTTCTCCTTGTTGAATCCGGAAAGCTGCTGCGAGTTTCATTGATGGACCGATAA
- a CDS encoding GIY-YIG nuclease family protein translates to MRMRLLSRLVGMQVRVLFAELKKGSTDSIMCCLFYCRLPIIFESIDLMETSESTGPCSLYILYSEEADRYNAGISRDPYRRLVFHNSMERGFTSRYRPWKLLYVKEYPSRIEAQRAEKKVKSWKSRKMTEKVIKGELSV, encoded by the coding sequence ATGAGGATGCGACTGTTATCCCGACTTGTCGGGATGCAGGTTCGAGTCCTGTTCGCGGAGCTGAAAAAAGGCAGTACAGATTCAATAATGTGCTGCCTTTTTTATTGTCGCCTCCCGATCATCTTCGAAAGCATCGACCTTATGGAGACAAGTGAATCGACCGGACCTTGTTCCCTCTACATTCTATATTCCGAGGAAGCGGATCGTTACAATGCTGGTATATCCAGGGATCCTTATCGGCGACTTGTGTTTCATAACAGCATGGAGCGCGGCTTTACTTCGCGCTACCGGCCATGGAAGCTTCTTTACGTTAAAGAGTATCCGTCGCGAATTGAAGCGCAGCGTGCCGAAAAAAAAGTGAAGAGCTGGAAAAGCCGGAAGATGACAGAAAAAGTAATCAAGGGCGAACTATCAGTCTGA
- the leuA gene encoding 2-isopropylmalate synthase, producing MKTMNYHKYTAYPAVGIANRSWPDQTITKAPIWSSVDLRDGNQALPVPMNVDEKVAMFQLLVSVGFKEIEVGFPSASATEFAFVRRLIENGLIPDDVTIQVLTQAREHLIRKTFEAIKGARHAIVHLYNSTSRQQREQVFRMNKEEIKEIAVTGTALVRRLKEESGSAGIRFEYSPESFTGTELEYALEVCHAVMDAWGASAQDKIILNLPSTVEMSRPNIYADRIEWFCRNIKERDAVLISVHAHNDRGTAVATAEFAVMAGADRVEGALFGNGERCGNMDIVVMALNLFSQGVDPELDFSDLPRIREVYRKCTRMDIHARQPYAGELVYTAFSGSHQDAISKGMKAHKMSSDGIWDVPYLPIDPGDVGCSYEAIVRINSQSGKGGVAYVLEKDYGIQIPKWMQPDFAEAVQAVADRTGEELSPEEIHSLFHKEYVTLKEPFALKKCHISWDDEEPDRNDEEATIIACVVQMKEQEFRLDAVGNGPVDAFVKGFVAESGIEFSVEDYIEHAIGRSAGALAVAYVRIGCPDGRVSYGAGIDSNISLASIKAIVSALNRLP from the coding sequence ATGAAAACAATGAATTATCATAAGTACACAGCGTATCCCGCTGTCGGAATTGCCAACAGGAGCTGGCCGGATCAAACCATAACAAAAGCTCCGATATGGAGCAGCGTGGATTTGCGTGACGGCAATCAGGCGCTTCCCGTTCCTATGAACGTGGATGAAAAAGTCGCCATGTTTCAGCTTCTCGTCTCTGTTGGGTTCAAGGAGATTGAGGTTGGGTTTCCTTCGGCGTCGGCTACCGAGTTCGCTTTTGTTCGAAGACTGATTGAAAATGGTCTTATCCCTGACGATGTGACGATTCAGGTGCTGACCCAGGCTCGCGAGCATCTTATAAGAAAAACTTTCGAGGCCATCAAGGGAGCTCGGCATGCTATCGTGCATCTTTACAATTCGACTTCACGTCAGCAGAGGGAGCAGGTTTTTCGGATGAACAAGGAAGAGATCAAGGAGATTGCCGTTACAGGTACGGCGCTCGTTCGCCGCCTCAAAGAGGAGAGCGGTAGCGCAGGGATCCGTTTCGAGTATAGTCCGGAGAGTTTTACCGGGACTGAACTTGAGTATGCGCTTGAGGTTTGTCATGCTGTTATGGATGCTTGGGGCGCTTCAGCACAGGATAAAATCATTCTCAATTTGCCTTCGACCGTTGAAATGTCGCGTCCGAACATCTATGCCGACCGCATCGAGTGGTTTTGTCGCAACATCAAGGAGCGCGATGCCGTGCTGATCAGCGTTCATGCTCATAATGATCGGGGAACAGCGGTTGCTACCGCCGAGTTTGCCGTCATGGCGGGTGCAGACAGGGTTGAAGGGGCCCTGTTTGGTAATGGCGAGCGGTGCGGAAATATGGATATCGTGGTTATGGCGCTCAACCTGTTCAGCCAGGGCGTCGATCCCGAGCTCGATTTCAGCGACCTTCCCCGAATTCGCGAGGTCTATCGCAAGTGTACCCGTATGGATATTCATGCGCGTCAACCCTATGCCGGAGAACTTGTCTATACGGCGTTTAGTGGATCGCACCAGGATGCTATCAGCAAGGGTATGAAGGCGCACAAGATGTCCTCAGACGGAATCTGGGATGTTCCTTATCTGCCGATAGATCCGGGAGATGTCGGGTGCAGTTATGAAGCGATAGTCCGTATCAACAGTCAATCCGGCAAGGGGGGTGTTGCGTATGTGCTCGAAAAGGATTACGGAATACAGATTCCGAAATGGATGCAGCCTGATTTTGCTGAAGCCGTTCAGGCTGTTGCAGATCGTACCGGGGAGGAGTTGTCGCCTGAAGAGATTCATTCCCTGTTTCACAAAGAGTATGTGACGCTTAAGGAGCCTTTTGCGCTTAAGAAATGTCATATCAGTTGGGATGACGAAGAACCGGATCGTAATGATGAAGAGGCTACGATTATTGCCTGTGTGGTACAGATGAAGGAGCAGGAGTTCAGGCTTGATGCAGTCGGTAACGGTCCGGTTGATGCGTTTGTCAAGGGTTTTGTCGCTGAGAGCGGTATCGAGTTCAGCGTTGAGGATTATATCGAGCATGCAATTGGTCGTAGCGCCGGCGCGCTTGCTGTTGCCTATGTCAGGATCGGTTGCCCCGATGGCAGGGTCTCTTATGGCGCCGGAATCGATTCCAATATCAGTCTTGCATCGATCAAGGCGATCGTCAGCGCCCTGAACAGGCTTCCCTGA
- a CDS encoding GIY-YIG nuclease family protein — protein METSESRGPCSLYILYSEEADRYYAGISRDPYRRLAFHNSMERGFTSRYRPWKLLYVKEYPSRIEAQRAEKKVKSWKSRKMTEKVIKGELSV, from the coding sequence ATGGAGACAAGTGAATCGAGAGGGCCATGTTCCCTCTACATTCTTTATTCCGAGGAAGCGGATCGTTACTATGCTGGTATATCCAGGGATCCTTATCGGCGACTTGCGTTTCATAACAGCATGGAGCGCGGCTTTACTTCGCGCTACCGGCCATGGAAGCTTCTTTACGTTAAAGAGTATCCGTCGCGAATTGAAGCGCAGCGTGCCGAAAAAAAAGTGAAGAGCTGGAAAAGCCGGAAGATGACAGAAAAAGTAATCAAGGGCGAACTATCAGTCTGA
- a CDS encoding GIY-YIG nuclease family protein, with amino-acid sequence MRMRLLSRLVGMQVRVLFAELKKGSTDSIMCCLFYCRLPIIFESIDLMETSESRGPCSLYILYSEEADRYYAGISRDPYRRLVFHNSMERGFTSRYRPWKLLYVKEYPSRIEAQRAEKKVKSWKSRKMTEKVIKGELSV; translated from the coding sequence ATGAGGATGCGACTGTTATCCCGACTTGTCGGGATGCAGGTTCGAGTCCTGTTCGCGGAGCTGAAAAAAGGCAGTACAGATTCAATAATGTGCTGCCTTTTTTATTGTCGCCTCCCGATCATCTTCGAAAGCATCGACCTTATGGAGACAAGTGAATCGAGAGGGCCATGTTCCCTCTACATTCTTTATTCCGAGGAAGCGGATCGTTACTATGCTGGTATATCCAGGGATCCTTATCGGCGACTTGTGTTTCATAACAGCATGGAGCGCGGCTTTACTTCGCGCTACCGGCCATGGAAGCTTCTTTACGTTAAAGAGTATCCGTCGCGAATTGAAGCGCAGCGTGCCGAAAAAAAAGTGAAGAGCTGGAAAAGCCGGAAGATGACAGAAAAAGTAATCAAGGGCGAACTATCAGTCTGA
- a CDS encoding YceD family protein, producing the protein MHKENALIEIRIAGLGEGKNEIDFICKATEFNDEQLTEAGFTGDIKASFLVIKSESEIAVTLKTATTAELTCDICLAPVIRELTGVYTIHYVYGAIEEYEDPDDADYHVLDRNAISLDLTEEVRETLMLSLPMKVTCTDNPDCRLFITEKEHERLDDHEKSSWHESLEKLKNKYR; encoded by the coding sequence ATGCACAAGGAAAACGCATTGATAGAGATAAGAATTGCCGGACTTGGTGAAGGAAAAAACGAGATCGATTTCATCTGTAAAGCCACTGAGTTCAACGATGAGCAGTTAACGGAGGCGGGATTTACAGGAGATATCAAGGCTTCGTTTTTAGTGATCAAGTCTGAAAGCGAAATAGCCGTTACGCTGAAAACAGCAACAACAGCCGAATTAACCTGTGATATCTGTCTTGCGCCTGTCATTCGGGAGCTTACAGGAGTATACACCATCCACTATGTGTATGGCGCCATAGAAGAATACGAAGACCCTGATGATGCCGACTATCATGTACTGGACAGAAACGCAATTTCGTTGGATCTTACCGAAGAAGTTCGTGAAACCCTCATGCTCTCGCTTCCAATGAAGGTAACCTGTACCGATAACCCCGATTGCAGGCTGTTCATCACAGAAAAAGAACACGAAAGGCTCGATGACCATGAAAAAAGCTCTTGGCATGAGTCTCTTGAAAAGCTTAAAAACAAGTATCGTTAA
- a CDS encoding metal ABC transporter ATP-binding protein, with product MNRVLVDCDRLSVVLDGSRVLDNLTLQVCEGDFLGIVGPNGGGKTTLLRVILGLQKPSDGTVTVFDKEPGQSPSRTGYVPQHLVFDRDFPISVRDMVLMGRLSGKKPLQQYTKSDRERVDEALETVGMSALKSRRIGVLSGGELQRTLIARALAGDPELLLLDEPTASVDPVMKTSIYDLLDRLKKQLTIVLVTHDTGTISRHVSRVVCLNCSMVLRENPLATLSGRDIQKSYPYDVDLLLHHQESSRSLPEKS from the coding sequence GTGAACCGGGTGCTTGTCGACTGCGATCGCCTTTCCGTTGTGCTTGATGGATCAAGGGTTCTCGATAATCTGACACTGCAGGTCTGCGAGGGGGATTTTCTTGGGATTGTCGGGCCCAATGGCGGAGGAAAAACTACTCTTCTCAGGGTGATTCTTGGTTTGCAAAAACCATCTGACGGAACGGTAACGGTGTTCGATAAAGAGCCCGGGCAATCGCCCAGCAGAACAGGTTATGTTCCCCAGCATCTTGTTTTTGACCGCGATTTTCCCATAAGCGTTCGCGATATGGTGCTTATGGGTCGGCTTTCAGGAAAAAAACCGTTACAGCAGTATACGAAATCCGACAGGGAGAGAGTTGATGAAGCGCTTGAAACAGTCGGCATGAGTGCGCTGAAGAGTCGCAGAATTGGCGTGCTTTCAGGTGGAGAGTTGCAGCGGACGCTTATTGCGCGAGCTCTGGCGGGGGATCCTGAGTTGCTTTTACTCGATGAGCCTACGGCAAGTGTGGACCCGGTCATGAAAACCTCGATTTACGATCTTCTTGACCGATTGAAAAAACAACTGACAATTGTTCTCGTAACGCACGATACCGGAACCATAAGCAGGCATGTGAGCAGGGTGGTCTGTCTGAACTGTTCCATGGTGCTGCGTGAGAATCCGCTTGCAACCCTTTCAGGGCGCGATATTCAGAAAAGCTATCCCTATGATGTTGATCTGCTTCTGCATCATCAGGAGAGCTCCCGTTCATTACCCGAAAAATCCTGA
- a CDS encoding metal ABC transporter solute-binding protein, Zn/Mn family — translation MFFIPIRFIAIALLLLFPFFYSGCVSKPVEKRLQVVASIAPLAYFAEKIGGGYVTVSVMVPPGGNPHTYEPTPRQMSMLGSAKLFIKAGSGVEFELDLMQKIMSMYPVLRICNAASGIHLKPAEHDGEHSERHDYPDEHSERHDYPDEHRHGLVDPHYWLSPRNALVIAENVERSLIEADPERTVFYQANADRLKQELHGLSSEIHVKLASVSNRRFLVFHPAWGYYASDFALEQIAAEEEGKTLTPRQLGRVIQKARTNGIRVVFVSPQFSTVQAETIAREIGGVTRAVDPLAFEYQENLLRATDAFKGGMQ, via the coding sequence ATGTTTTTCATCCCGATCAGATTCATTGCCATTGCGCTTCTTCTGCTTTTTCCTTTTTTTTATTCCGGCTGTGTCTCAAAACCTGTTGAGAAACGGTTGCAGGTTGTCGCTTCGATTGCACCGCTTGCCTACTTTGCTGAAAAGATTGGCGGTGGTTACGTGACGGTTTCCGTTATGGTTCCTCCTGGCGGTAATCCTCATACCTATGAACCGACGCCAAGGCAGATGTCGATGCTTGGCAGCGCGAAGCTGTTTATAAAGGCAGGGTCCGGCGTTGAGTTTGAACTGGATTTGATGCAGAAGATTATGTCGATGTATCCTGTTCTCAGGATCTGTAACGCCGCTTCGGGCATTCATTTAAAGCCTGCAGAGCATGATGGTGAGCATAGCGAAAGGCACGATTATCCAGATGAGCATAGCGAAAGGCACGATTATCCAGATGAGCATCGTCATGGCCTTGTTGATCCTCACTACTGGCTTTCGCCTCGAAATGCTCTGGTTATTGCAGAGAATGTTGAGAGATCTCTTATCGAAGCCGATCCCGAGCGTACTGTCTTTTATCAGGCCAATGCCGACAGGTTGAAGCAAGAGCTGCATGGGCTTTCAAGCGAGATTCATGTAAAGCTTGCGTCGGTCTCGAATCGTCGTTTTCTTGTTTTTCATCCCGCATGGGGTTACTATGCTTCGGATTTTGCGCTGGAGCAGATTGCCGCAGAAGAGGAGGGTAAGACGCTGACCCCCCGCCAGCTTGGGCGAGTCATTCAGAAAGCCAGAACAAACGGGATAAGAGTTGTCTTTGTGTCCCCTCAGTTCAGCACCGTACAAGCGGAGACCATCGCAAGGGAAATAGGAGGTGTTACCCGGGCTGTCGATCCTCTTGCTTTTGAGTATCAGGAAAATCTTCTCCGCGCTACCGATGCCTTCAAGGGAGGAATGCAGTGA